From the Balearica regulorum gibbericeps isolate bBalReg1 chromosome 4, bBalReg1.pri, whole genome shotgun sequence genome, one window contains:
- the PDLIM3 gene encoding PDZ and LIM domain protein 3 isoform X3: protein MPQNVILQGPAPWGFRLSGGIDFNQPLIITRITPGSKASAANLCPGDVIVAIDGLSTESMTHNDAQERIKAAAHQLCLKIERAGTKLWSPQVSEDGKAHPFKINLEAEPQDMNYFEHKHNIRPKPFIVSGRSSDPSPNSVPQSDVYKMLHANQEEPSQPRQSGSFKVLQNLVSEEDGRPMGTRSVKAPVTKIPTAMPGVQKVPLCDKCGSGILGTVVKARDKYRHPECFVCSDCNLNLKQKGYFFVEGQLYCETHARARMRPPEGYEAVTVYPKC from the exons ATGCCACAAAACGTTATTCTCCAAGGACCAGCACCCTGGGGATTCAGGCTCTCCGGAGGAATAGATTTTAACCAACCCTTAATCATAACCAGG attacaCCTGGAAGCAAGGCTTCAGCTGCCAACCTGTGCCCTGGTGATGTTATTGTAGCTATTGATGGTCTAAGCACAGAAAGCATGACACATAATGATGCCCAGGAGAGAATTAAAGCAGCTGCACATCAGCTTTGTTTGAAAATAGAGAG GGCAGGAACTAAATTATGGTCTCCACAAGTTTCAGAGGATGGCAAAGCACATCCCTTCAAGATAAATTTGGAAGCAGAACCACAG GATATGAACTACTTTGAACACAAGCATAATATTCGGCCCAAACCTTTCATAGTCTCAGGCCGAAGCAG TGACCCGTCTCCCAACTCAGTGCCTCAGTCTGACGTGTACAAGATGCTGCATGCCAACCAGGAGGAGCCCAGTCAACCTCGCCAGTCTGGCTCCTTTAAGGTGCTCCAGAATTTAGTCTCCGAGGAAG ATGGACGCCCCATGGGTACAAGAAGTGTGAAAGCGCCTGTAACAAAGATACCAACTGCCATGCCTGGTGTCCAGAAAGTGCCACTGTGTGACAAGTGTGGGAGTGGGATTCT AGGAACAGTGGTGAAGGCACGTGATAAATACCGGCACCCAGAATGTTTTGTGTGCTCTGACTGCAATCTCAACCTGAAACAAAAAGGCTACTTCTTTGTGGAGGGCCAACTATACTGTGAAACTCATGCACGAGCTCGCATGAGGCCACCAGAGGGATATGAAGCAGTTACTGTTTACCCAAAATGCTAG
- the PDLIM3 gene encoding PDZ and LIM domain protein 3 isoform X1 has translation MPQNVILQGPAPWGFRLSGGIDFNQPLIITRITPGSKASAANLCPGDVIVAIDGLSTESMTHNDAQERIKAAAHQLCLKIERAGTKLWSPQVSEDGKAHPFKINLEAEPQDMNYFEHKHNIRPKPFIVSGRSSGCSTPSGIDCGSGRSTPSSISTVSSICPTELKAVSKMAPNIPLEMELPGVKIVHAQFNTPMQLYSDDNIMETLQGQVSTALGETPVISDPSPNSVPQSDVYKMLHANQEEPSQPRQSGSFKVLQNLVSEEDGRPMGTRSVKAPVTKIPTAMPGVQKVPLCDKCGSGILGTVVKARDKYRHPECFVCSDCNLNLKQKGYFFVEGQLYCETHARARMRPPEGYEAVTVYPKC, from the exons ATGCCACAAAACGTTATTCTCCAAGGACCAGCACCCTGGGGATTCAGGCTCTCCGGAGGAATAGATTTTAACCAACCCTTAATCATAACCAGG attacaCCTGGAAGCAAGGCTTCAGCTGCCAACCTGTGCCCTGGTGATGTTATTGTAGCTATTGATGGTCTAAGCACAGAAAGCATGACACATAATGATGCCCAGGAGAGAATTAAAGCAGCTGCACATCAGCTTTGTTTGAAAATAGAGAG GGCAGGAACTAAATTATGGTCTCCACAAGTTTCAGAGGATGGCAAAGCACATCCCTTCAAGATAAATTTGGAAGCAGAACCACAG GATATGAACTACTTTGAACACAAGCATAATATTCGGCCCAAACCTTTCATAGTCTCAGGCCGAAGCAG TGGATGCAGCACTCCTTCGGGGATTGACTGTGGCAGTGGACGCAGTACCCCCTCTTCAATTAGCACGGTTAGCTCTATCTGCCCTACCGAGCTGAAAGCAGTGTCTAAGATGGCCCCTAACATTCCCTTGGAAATGGAGCTTCCTGGTGTCAAGATTGTACACGCTCAGTTTAACACACCTATGCAGTTGTACTCAGATGACAATATCATGGAAACACTGCAAGGCCAAGTTTCTACAGCTCTGGGGGAAACACCTGTAATAAG TGACCCGTCTCCCAACTCAGTGCCTCAGTCTGACGTGTACAAGATGCTGCATGCCAACCAGGAGGAGCCCAGTCAACCTCGCCAGTCTGGCTCCTTTAAGGTGCTCCAGAATTTAGTCTCCGAGGAAG ATGGACGCCCCATGGGTACAAGAAGTGTGAAAGCGCCTGTAACAAAGATACCAACTGCCATGCCTGGTGTCCAGAAAGTGCCACTGTGTGACAAGTGTGGGAGTGGGATTCT AGGAACAGTGGTGAAGGCACGTGATAAATACCGGCACCCAGAATGTTTTGTGTGCTCTGACTGCAATCTCAACCTGAAACAAAAAGGCTACTTCTTTGTGGAGGGCCAACTATACTGTGAAACTCATGCACGAGCTCGCATGAGGCCACCAGAGGGATATGAAGCAGTTACTGTTTACCCAAAATGCTAG
- the PDLIM3 gene encoding PDZ and LIM domain protein 3 isoform X2, producing MPQNVILQGPAPWGFRLSGGIDFNQPLIITRITPGSKASAANLCPGDVIVAIDGLSTESMTHNDAQERIKAAAHQLCLKIERAGTKLWSPQVSEDGKAHPFKINLEAEPQEFKPIGTAHNRRAQPFVAAANIDDKRQVVSSSYNSPIGLYSSGNIQDALHGQLRGLIPNSSQNDPSPNSVPQSDVYKMLHANQEEPSQPRQSGSFKVLQNLVSEEDGRPMGTRSVKAPVTKIPTAMPGVQKVPLCDKCGSGILGTVVKARDKYRHPECFVCSDCNLNLKQKGYFFVEGQLYCETHARARMRPPEGYEAVTVYPKC from the exons ATGCCACAAAACGTTATTCTCCAAGGACCAGCACCCTGGGGATTCAGGCTCTCCGGAGGAATAGATTTTAACCAACCCTTAATCATAACCAGG attacaCCTGGAAGCAAGGCTTCAGCTGCCAACCTGTGCCCTGGTGATGTTATTGTAGCTATTGATGGTCTAAGCACAGAAAGCATGACACATAATGATGCCCAGGAGAGAATTAAAGCAGCTGCACATCAGCTTTGTTTGAAAATAGAGAG GGCAGGAACTAAATTATGGTCTCCACAAGTTTCAGAGGATGGCAAAGCACATCCCTTCAAGATAAATTTGGAAGCAGAACCACAG GAATTCAAGCCTATTGGTACGGCTCACAACAGAAGGGCCCAGCCTTTTGTTGCGGCAGCAAATATTGATGACAAAAGACAGGTAGTGAGCTCCTCCTATAATTCTCCAATTGGGCTGTATTCATCTGGCAATATTCAAGACGCACTTCATGGACAACTGAGGGGTCTCATTCCTAACTCATCGCAAAA TGACCCGTCTCCCAACTCAGTGCCTCAGTCTGACGTGTACAAGATGCTGCATGCCAACCAGGAGGAGCCCAGTCAACCTCGCCAGTCTGGCTCCTTTAAGGTGCTCCAGAATTTAGTCTCCGAGGAAG ATGGACGCCCCATGGGTACAAGAAGTGTGAAAGCGCCTGTAACAAAGATACCAACTGCCATGCCTGGTGTCCAGAAAGTGCCACTGTGTGACAAGTGTGGGAGTGGGATTCT AGGAACAGTGGTGAAGGCACGTGATAAATACCGGCACCCAGAATGTTTTGTGTGCTCTGACTGCAATCTCAACCTGAAACAAAAAGGCTACTTCTTTGTGGAGGGCCAACTATACTGTGAAACTCATGCACGAGCTCGCATGAGGCCACCAGAGGGATATGAAGCAGTTACTGTTTACCCAAAATGCTAG